The following coding sequences lie in one Chelmon rostratus isolate fCheRos1 chromosome 2, fCheRos1.pri, whole genome shotgun sequence genomic window:
- the lyar gene encoding cell growth-regulating nucleolar protein, translating to MVFFTCNGCGESLKKAQVDKHVNMCRGCQVLSCIDCGKDFWGDDYKNHIKCISEDQKYGGKGYEAKANKGDVKQQQWIQRVHEAMNKPGVSAKLKDVLKQVSTYDNVPRKKAKFQNWMRNSLKIANTNLHEEVWDILAAADSPPEAPQETAEAKQTVAEVTADTNGNGKQNGHPNGEKKKLNKRERKEARQQKNGKAVKGAEKTEEEEAGKKKKKDRKRKHSCEEDGDEEQNRHSAENETSSKKKKTIDQAAEETEETEDQAVPKGKFNWKGNIKAVLRESPDQELPVKKLRKKVLAAYYSFTGERNFKTEEDVLALFNKKINNNPKFKVLKDRVRLLK from the exons ATGGTGTTCTTCACCTGCAACGGCTGTGGTGAATCCCTGAAAAAGGCTCAGGTTGATAAACACGTGAACATGTGCCGGGGCTGCCAGGTCCTGTCCTGCATCGATTGTGGAAAAGACTTTTG GGGTGATGACTACAAGAACCACATTAAATGTATCAGTGAAGATCAGAAGTATGGAGGCAAAGGTTACGAGGCCAAGGCAAACAAAGGagatgtgaaacagcagcagtggataCAG AGGGTCCACGAAGCCATGAACAAACCTGGAGTCAGTGCGAAGCTAAAGGATGTGCTCAAACAAGTCAGTACGTATGATAACGTCCCAAGAAAGAAGGCAAAGTTTCAG AACTGGATGAGAAACAGTCTTAAAATAGCTAACACCAATCTTCATGAGGAAGTGTGGGACATCCTCGCTGCAGCTGACAGT CCTCCCGAGGCCCCCCAGGAGACTGCAGAAGCTAAACAGACCGTGGCTGAAGTCACAGCGGATACTAATGGAAATGGAAAGCAGAACGGCCATCCAAATGGCgagaagaagaaactgaacaAACGGGAGCGTAAAGAAGCCCGTCAGCAGAAGAATGGGAAGGCTGTGAAAGGTGctgaaaagacagaggaagaggaggcaggcaaaaagaaaaaaaaagacagaaaaaggaagcaCAGCTGTGAGgaagatggagatgaagagCAGAACAGACACAGTGCTGAAAATGAGACGtccagcaagaaaaaaaagacaa TTGACCAAGCTGCAGAGGAgactgaggagactgaggaTCAAGCCGTTCCCAAAG GCAAATTTAACTGGAAGGGAAATATCAAGGCAGTACTGAGAGAATCACCTGACCAGGAACTGCCAGTAAAGAAACTCAGGAAGAAG GTTTTGGCAGCGTACTACTCTTTCACTGGTGAGAGAAATTTTAAAACCGAGGAGGATGTGCTAGCACTTTTCAACAAGAAGATCAACAACAATCCCAAATTTAAAGTCTTGAAAGACAGAGTTAGACTTTTAAAGTAG
- the zbtb49 gene encoding zinc finger and BTB domain-containing protein 49, which produces MDTLSSHSSYLLQQLQEQRIQGLLCDCMLMVKGVCFKAHKNVLAAFSSYFRSLFQNSPSQKNEVFNLVIQDVSGIGQILDYMYTSHLDINQDNVQALLDIAQCLQVPNIQSMCNAFLKPCPAPVEIPSFSLPGMLSSEHDCLLGSSLPHDVDLNCSSETQRPGFSSDMDHNKRMPVAVSNSSSNCDAASSTQAPVEKQLVHGYKLRNFYSKQYFKQSAIQTNNAASNQGPGPLVLVEEQQCQLGVSQGGSHTPVCSGNTVQPSPPCTSVAAEKNPVSSLTPSDSLNTPSSNSADSILNKPVRPKKAVYLKKYNYLRSQKALEEMFAESVSEPVLSCPKESHQEESVVQTGASEAPVEGLNADREEVPETPTDAQLPSPPPVNQEEQNLKTVPEPPQQTGHKQYCCEVCGKIFKHPSNLELHKRSHTGEKPFQCNVCGRNFSQAGNLQTHLRRHSGEKPYICELCGKSFTASGDVHRHKVVHTGEKPHLCDICGRGFNNLSNLKEHKRTHATDKTFTCDQCGKSFNTHRKLLKHKARHIGEKPHSCATCGKCFIGSGDLQRHIRSHTGEKPYICNACGKSFTRSAMLRRHSNMHCKGAPPDSPVTDSSDPPRSSDGAASFPKPSSHSKRPAAASEQHFPSMMPHAGLEKPSPPPTSPTQPTPHIETPPPSMHLSPASTPTPLPELRSLVPHHLLSSSHQERSAALTATDHMKLAKHQLPQEAVYGPYVENGNMSVEMGRSLVGRPYLPPSDNHCSSLTSSSRPSSGSSRSSEGQFISSVTLWGLAMKTLQNDNDMEQ; this is translated from the exons ATGGACACCCTGTCCAGCCACAGCTCctacctgctgcagcagctccaggagcAGAGGATTCAGGGGCTGCTCTGTGACTGCATGCTGATGGTCAAGGGTGTCTGCTTCAAAGCTCACAAAAATGTCCTGGCTGCTTTCAGCTCCTATTTCAG GTCTTTATTCCAAAATTCCCCCAGTCAGAAGAATGAGGTGTTCAATTTGGTCATCCAGGATGTCAGTGGCATCGGCCAAATATTGGACTACATGTACACCTCTCATCTTGACATCAACCAAGATAATGTCCAAGCACTCCTGGACATTGCTCAGTGTTTGCAGGTTCCAAACATTCAGAGCATGTGTAATGCGTTCCTCAAGCCTTGTCCTGCACCAGTGGAAATCCCATCATTTTCTCTCCCAGGCATGCTGAGCTCTGAGCATGACTGCCTCTTGGGGAGCAGTCTTCCTCATGATGTTGACCTCAACTGTTCCTCTGAAACCCAGAGGCCTGGCTTCAGCAGTGACATGGACCACAACAAAAGGATGCCTGTTGCTGTGTCTAATAGCAGCTCAAACTGTGACGCAGCTAGCAGCACTCAGGCGCCTGTTGAAAAACAGCTTGTCCATGGTTACAAGCTCCGTAACTTCTACAGTAAGCAGTACTTCAAACAAAGTGCCATTCAGACTAATAATGCAGCGTCAAATCAAGGCCCAGGTCCTttggtgctggtggaggagcagcagtgtcAGCTCGGGGTCAGCCAGGGAGGCAGCCACACTCCTGTTTGCTCAGGAAACACAGTTCAGCCCAGTCCTCCCTGCACATCTGTGGCAGCTGAAAAGAACCCTGTCTCCTCTTTAACACCCTCTGATAGTTTAAACACTCCCAGCTCTAACTCAGCAGACTCCATACTTAACAAGCCAGTGCGTCCAAAGAAGGCTGTGTACCTGAAGAAGTACAACTACCTCCGATCTCAGAAGGCTTTGGAGGAGATGTTTGCTGAATCAGTCAGTGAACCCGTCCTCAGCTGTCCCAAAGAGAGTCACCAAGAAGAGTCTGTGGTCCAGACTGGAGCTTCAGAAGCTCCTGTTGAGGGCCTCAACGCAGACAGGGAGGAGGTTCCAGAGACGCCAACAGATGCACAACTTCCCAGTCCTCCACCTGTGAACCAAGAAGAGCAAAATCTGAAGACTGTGCCAGAGCCACCGCAGCAGACAGGACACAAGCAGTACTGCTGTGAGGTGTGTGGGAAGATCTTCAAACACCCGAGCAACCTGGAGCTGCACAAGCGCTCACATACTG GTGAGAAGCCCTTTCAGTGTAATGTCTGTGGGAGAAACTTCTCACAG GCTGGGAATTTACAGACACATTTGCGGCGACATTCTGGAGAGAAACCGTACATCTGTGAGTTATGTGGTAAAAG CTTCACTGCATCAGGAGATGTCCATCGTCACAAAGTGgtccacacaggagagaagccACATCTGTGTGATATATGTGGTCGAG GATTTAACAACTTGAGCAATCTCAAGGAGCACAAGAGGACTCATGCCACAGACAAGACATTCACATGTGACCAGTGTGGGAAATCCTTCAACACGCACAGAAAGCTTCTGAAGCACAAGGCCCGTCACATTGGGGAAAAGCCACACAGCTGTGCCACCTGTG GGAAGTGCTTCATCGGCTCAGGGGACCTGCAGCGTCACATACGCTCGCACACTGGAGAGAAACCCTACATCTGTAATGCCTGTGGGAAGAGCTTTACCCGCTCCGCCATGCTGAGGAGGCACAGCAACATGCACTGCAAGGGGGCTCCACCCGACAGCCCGGTCACCGACAGCTCTGACCCACCTCGTAGCTCGGATGGAGCGGCCTCGTTCCCCAAACCCAGCAGCCACAGTAAACGTCCTGCTGCGGCCAGTGAGCAGCATTTCCCCAGCATGATGCCCCATGCGGGGTTAGAGAAACCCTCACCGCCTCCAACTTCACCAACACAACCAACACCACACATAGAGACTCCacctcccagcatgcatctcAGCCCAGCTTCTACCCCCACCCCTCTTCCAGAGCTGCGCTCGCTGGTACCCCATCACCTCCTTTCATCCAGCCACCAGGAGAGAAGTGCAGCCCTGACTGCCACAGACCACATGAAGCTGGCCAAACACCAACTGCCTCAGGAGGCTGTGTATGGTCCGTATGTGGAGAATGGGAATATGTCAGTGGAGATGGGCAGAAGTCTGGTGGGGAGGCCCTACCTGCCCCCCTCAGATAATCACTGCAGTTCCCTTACATCTTCTAGCAGGCCCAGTAGTGGGTCCTCCAGGTCCAGTGAGGGCCAGTTTATCTCCAGTGTAACTCTGTGGGGCCTGGCAATGAAAACTCTGCAGAATGATAATGACATGGAGCAGTAA